One window of Cygnus atratus isolate AKBS03 ecotype Queensland, Australia chromosome 29, CAtr_DNAZoo_HiC_assembly, whole genome shotgun sequence genomic DNA carries:
- the NABP2 gene encoding SOSS complex subunit B1, with product MSAETFVKDIKPGLKNLNLIFIVLETGRVTKTKDGHEVRTCKVADKTGSINISVWDDVGNLIQPGDIIRLTKGYASVFKGCLTLYTGRGGDLQKIGEFCMVYSEVPNFSEPNPEYVAQQSQSKGTQNESASPAAAQSSQGPPAAPPAPDSQNGNGLSPGGPAHPPSAPAHPPSGRITRSQPGHPGPAAGPVSNGKETRRSSKR from the exons ATGAGCGCCGAGACGTTCGTGAAGGACATCAAGCCGGGGCTGAAGAACCTCAACCTCATCTTCATCGTGCTGGAGACAG gccgGGTGACGAAGACGAAGGACGGGCACGAGGTGCGGACGTGTAAGGTGGCCGACAAGACGGGCAGCATCAACATCTCGGTGTGGGACGACGTGGGAAACCTCATCCAGCCCGGGGACATCATCCGCCTCACCAAGGG CTACGCCTCGGTCTTCAAGGGCTGCCTGACGCTGTACACGGGGCGCGGCGGCGACCTGCAGAAGATCGGCGA GTTCTGCATGGTGTACTCCGAGGTGCCCAACTTCAGCGAGCCCAACCCCGAGTACGTGGCGCAGCAGTCGCAGAGCAAAGGC ACCCAGAACGAGAGCGCGAGCCCGGCCGCCGCGCAGAGCAGCCAGGGCCCCCCCGCCGCACCCCCAG ccccCGACAGCCAGAACGGGAACGGGCTGAGCCCGGGGGGCCCCGCGCacccccccagcgcccccgcGCACCCCCCCAGCGGCCGCATCACCCGCAGCCAGCCCGGGcaccccggccccgccgccggccccgtcAGCAACGGCAAAGAGACGCGGAGGAGCAGCAAGAGATAA
- the SLC39A5 gene encoding zinc transporter ZIP5, with translation MGPGQVLVGCLWLLALRGAGGRGEPRPSALPEDTAQEYGYYLQQLFRQYGANGTLPFKGLARLLGSLGLGRVQVVQIQHEELGHGHVSHLDLLEVQEEKHRHRHPAWEHGSGAATGGRPPSPEPPRTEPSPAAEPPGPGGTPGGGGGPVPTWREQPSLSLLGRVLGLDHSSYDHPHDDCLNVTQLLVNFGLASVSQLTPEQFTLLCPALLYQIDSRVCIQHHDEVTLPPPGGALWPALGWGLLAIAFISLPSALAVGFVPLLSRGFFRSLLAFLVALAVGTLCGDALLHLWPHAQGRHQETPGEPWAAAVLQGLAVLGGIYLLFVVELLLGMLRCSREATRHPTGEAPDAATGVLAPSRGGAELRCLTAPEPELEPKPHGPPHGHSHGHSHSPALPPSPRATDLVWMVVLGDGIHNLTDGLAIGASFSHSLSSGLSTALAVLCHELPHELGDLAVLLRAGMAPRTLLLLNLLSALLSCLGAAVGAAVGQSAAHLTPWILTVTAGTFLYVALADMLPEVLRGPGEGTLGHFILQNAGFLLGSGIMLGIALAEGHISALLQP, from the exons ATGGGCCCTGGCCAGGTCCTCGTGGGCTGCCTGTGGCTGCTGGCgctgcggggcgcggggggccggggggagccgcggcCGTCGGCGCTGCCTGAGGACACGGCGCAGGAGTACGGCTACtacctgcagcagctcttcaggcaGTACGGGGCCAACGGGACGCTGCCCTTCAAGGGGCTGGCGcggctgctgggcagcctggggctgggccgCGTGCAGGTGGTGCAGATCCAGCACGAGGAGCTGGGCCACGGCCACGTCAGCCACCTCGACCTGCtggaggtgcaggaggagaagcatCGCCACCGCCACCCGGCCTGGGAGCACGGCAGCGGTGCCGCGACCGGGGGGCGCCCGCCCAG ccctgagCCCCCCCGCACGGAGCCGTCGCCTgccgccgagccccccggccccgggggcacCCCTGGGGGCGGTGGGGGCCCCGTCCCAACCTGGCGGGAGCAGCCCAGCCTCAGCCTGCTGGGGAGGGTGCTGGGCTTGGACCACTCCAGCTACGACCACCCGCACGATGAC TGCCTCAACGTGACCCAGCTGCTGGTGAATTTTGGGCTGGCCTCGGTGTCCCAGCTCACGCCCGAGCAGTTCACGCTGCTCTGCCCGGCCCTGCTCTACCAGATCGACAGCCGCGTCTGCATCCAGCACCACGATGAGGTGACGCTGCCTCCCCCGGGGGGGGCCCTGTGGCCAG cgctgggctgggggctcctggcCATTGCCTTCATCAGCCTGCCCTCGGCCCTGGCCGTTGGCTTCGTCCCGCTGCTGAGCCGCGGCTTCTTCCGCTCGCTGCTGGCCTTCCTGGTGGCGCTGGCCGTGGGCACGCTCTGCGGGGACGCCCTGCTCCACCTCTGGCCCCAC GCCCAGGGGCGGCACCAGGAGACGCCAGGGGAGCCGTGGGCTGCAGCGGTGCTGCAGGGACtggcggtgctggggggcatCTACCTGCTCTTCGTGGTGGAGCTTCTCCTGGGGATGCTGCGGTGCAGCCGCGAGGCCACG CGACACCCCACCGGAGAGGCCCCCGATGCAGCCACCGGCGTCCTAGCCCCGTCTCGTGGCG GGGCTGAGCTGCGATGCCTGACGGCCCCAGAGCCCGAGCTGGAGCCCAAACCCCACGGACCCCCCCACGGACACTCCCACGGACACTCCCacagccccgcgctgccccccagccccagggccactGACCTGGTGTGgatggtggtgctgggggacgGGATCCACAACCTGACGGACGGGCTGGCCATCG GTGCTTCCTTCTCCCACAGCCTCTCCAGTGGCCTCAGCACGGCGCTGGCTGTGCTCTGCCACGAGCTGCCCCACGAGCTGG GCGACCTGGCGGTGCTGCTGCGGGCGGGCATGGCACCGCGCACCCTCCTGCTCCTCAACCTGCTCTCggctctgctttcctgcctgGGGGCGGCCGTGGGGGCGGCCGTGGGGCAGAGCGCGGCGCACCTTACCCCATGGATCCTCACCGTCACCGCCGGCACCTTCCTCTATGTGGCCCTGGCCGACATG ctccccgagGTGCTGCGGGGTCCTGGAGAGGGCACCCTGGGCCACTTCATCCTGCAGAACGCGGGGTTCCTGCTGGGCAGTGGCATCATGCTGGGCATCGCCCTGGCCGAGGGCCACATCAGCGCCTTGCTGCAGCCCTGA